The following coding sequences lie in one Alicyclobacillus curvatus genomic window:
- a CDS encoding GntR family transcriptional regulator codes for MSTQTDVAYKFLKDKILDGTYKPSQRLTETDLAQVVGVSRNTVRQALLKLEQENLVEIELNKGARIKSFTLDEILNYLQIREVLEGLVARTAAAHIQEFQLKKMEDLLTSMREHVDKNELDEYSAKNREFHNVIYSASRNSQAVDLITMIKTQLNRYHLRTILVPGRTTDSLLEHQTILDALRKRDGEAADHAIRIHIAHIRETIEKNYNYLL; via the coding sequence ATGAGCACACAGACCGACGTTGCATACAAGTTTCTCAAGGACAAGATCCTGGACGGCACCTACAAGCCTTCCCAAAGGCTAACAGAGACGGATTTGGCACAGGTCGTCGGTGTTAGCCGAAACACCGTCAGACAGGCTTTGTTGAAGCTTGAACAGGAAAATCTCGTGGAAATTGAATTAAACAAAGGGGCTCGCATCAAGTCTTTTACGCTGGATGAAATCTTAAACTACTTGCAAATTCGCGAGGTACTTGAAGGGCTCGTTGCGCGTACCGCTGCAGCCCATATTCAAGAATTCCAACTGAAGAAAATGGAAGATTTGCTGACCAGCATGCGCGAGCATGTAGACAAGAATGAACTCGATGAGTACTCTGCTAAAAATCGAGAGTTTCACAACGTGATTTACAGCGCATCGAGGAATAGCCAGGCTGTGGATCTGATTACTATGATCAAAACTCAATTGAATCGCTACCACCTGCGGACGATTCTTGTCCCGGGGCGCACTACGGACTCCCTTCTGGAACATCAAACCATTTTGGATGCGTTGAGAAAACGCGATGGAGAAGCTGCAGACCACGCGATTCGAATCCATATTGCGCATATTCGCGAAACCATTGAAAAAAACTACAACTATCTCCTATGA
- a CDS encoding cytosolic protein — translation MYEGLLEGAYDLHVHTGPDVMKRKLDDMDMAERIQAVGMKGYGIKSHYFCTAERAKLVQKIHPNVNALGAIALNNSVGGLNPLAVEMAARDGAKIVWMPTFDASNEQEHFRSGKHDKLPFWATLQMELIEKGKTQSSIGVLENGTLKSSVLDILDIIAEYNLILATGHLGKDEIFAVVGEAVNRHINKIVITHPNFPSIRLSKEEQKQLAEMGAYMEHCFTTPHSGKTTWEAVYDEIRYVGAAHCILSTDLGQPTAPYPDEGLLTFAQNLLENGFSREEVKRMTVENTTFLAEA, via the coding sequence ATGTACGAAGGACTACTCGAAGGTGCATACGATTTACACGTACACACAGGCCCTGACGTGATGAAGCGCAAACTTGATGACATGGACATGGCTGAACGCATCCAAGCCGTTGGCATGAAGGGGTACGGAATCAAGTCTCATTACTTCTGCACCGCGGAGCGAGCAAAGCTGGTTCAGAAAATCCACCCAAACGTAAACGCTCTTGGAGCCATCGCTCTAAATAACTCTGTAGGTGGTTTGAATCCGCTTGCAGTCGAGATGGCCGCGCGGGACGGTGCCAAAATTGTATGGATGCCGACGTTTGATGCATCCAATGAACAAGAACACTTTCGTTCTGGGAAACACGACAAACTCCCGTTTTGGGCGACGCTTCAGATGGAACTCATCGAGAAAGGCAAGACGCAGTCAAGCATTGGAGTTCTCGAGAACGGGACGCTGAAATCGAGCGTGCTCGATATTCTGGATATTATTGCAGAATACAATCTCATTTTGGCAACAGGTCATCTTGGCAAAGATGAGATATTTGCTGTCGTCGGTGAAGCAGTCAACCGTCACATCAACAAGATTGTCATTACGCATCCAAATTTCCCATCCATCCGATTGTCGAAAGAAGAACAAAAGCAGTTGGCGGAGATGGGGGCTTACATGGAACACTGTTTCACTACTCCGCACTCGGGGAAGACCACTTGGGAAGCTGTGTACGACGAGATTCGGTACGTTGGCGCAGCCCACTGCATCCTTTCTACTGACCTCGGGCAACCGACAGCCCCATATCCCGACGAAGGTCTCCTAACGTTCGCCCAAAACCTGCTAGAGAATGGATTCTCACGTGAAGAAGTGAAACGGATGACGGTCGAAAACACGACGTTCCTGGCCGAAGCCTAA
- a CDS encoding PIG-L family deacetylase, giving the protein MDKNVNLLVVSAHAADFVWRGGGTIAKYVMNGANVSLVILSYGARGESNDLWNVEGQTLENVKTVRRSEIEKAASCLGVTNYEIWDYEDYHMEINRERMEQMVKKIREVKPHHILTHGPRDAFNPDHETVSKFVFDASVLSTSNGVRFEGYPTAKQARLFGFEPHQSEISDFKPEVIIDITESYERKAAAMDCFKAQQHLIDYYGAKASLRGNHARRVSGNKQYKYAEAFSRFFPYVGGEFV; this is encoded by the coding sequence ATCGACAAAAATGTGAATCTATTGGTGGTCAGCGCACACGCTGCAGACTTCGTATGGAGAGGCGGCGGCACAATTGCGAAATATGTCATGAACGGTGCGAATGTATCGCTTGTGATTCTCAGTTATGGCGCGAGGGGTGAGTCGAACGACCTTTGGAATGTGGAGGGTCAAACACTGGAAAACGTGAAAACGGTCCGGCGTTCAGAAATTGAAAAGGCAGCCAGCTGTCTTGGCGTGACGAACTATGAGATTTGGGACTACGAAGATTACCACATGGAAATCAATCGCGAACGCATGGAACAAATGGTCAAGAAAATCCGCGAAGTAAAACCGCATCACATCCTCACGCACGGGCCTAGAGATGCGTTCAACCCGGACCATGAAACGGTGTCGAAGTTTGTGTTTGATGCAAGTGTTCTATCCACTTCAAATGGGGTCAGATTCGAGGGTTACCCAACAGCCAAGCAGGCACGTTTGTTTGGGTTTGAACCTCATCAGTCCGAGATTAGTGATTTCAAACCGGAAGTCATCATTGACATCACGGAAAGCTACGAGCGCAAAGCAGCAGCTATGGACTGCTTTAAAGCGCAGCAACATCTGATTGATTATTACGGTGCCAAGGCAAGTTTGAGAGGAAACCATGCTCGCCGCGTGTCCGGAAACAAGCAGTATAAATATGCGGAAGCGTTTAGTCGATTTTTCCCCTACGTTGGTGGTGAATTCGTATGA
- a CDS encoding 4-carboxy-4-hydroxy-2-oxoadipate aldolase/oxaloacetate decarboxylase produces the protein MTQKYVVRNIQRPGESVIEEYSKLDVSTVYEAQGKVGLLGPELRPVQSDVLICGPAVTAVCHAGDNLMIHAAIEVCRPGDVLVVSTIGDSVAGMIGELIVRALMKRGVKGLVTEAGIRDVARIRELGFPVWTKAVYSQGTTKSRGGWVNAPAVCAGETVNPGDLIMADDDGVVVVRQGDISFALEASRARLAKEEGTKSKIAAGEMSIDFYGLRQVLDKENVSYYDNLSDVK, from the coding sequence ATGACCCAAAAGTATGTGGTGCGCAATATTCAGCGACCGGGCGAATCTGTGATTGAGGAATATTCGAAACTAGACGTATCGACTGTTTACGAAGCGCAGGGGAAAGTTGGTCTTTTGGGTCCGGAACTGAGACCAGTGCAAAGTGACGTCCTGATTTGTGGACCTGCGGTTACGGCAGTGTGCCACGCGGGTGACAATTTAATGATTCACGCAGCGATTGAAGTTTGTCGTCCTGGTGACGTGCTGGTGGTCTCGACCATCGGTGACAGTGTTGCTGGGATGATTGGAGAACTAATTGTTCGGGCATTGATGAAACGAGGAGTAAAAGGGCTCGTTACGGAAGCGGGGATTCGGGATGTAGCCCGTATTCGTGAACTTGGGTTCCCAGTCTGGACCAAAGCCGTCTATTCCCAAGGTACGACGAAATCGCGCGGCGGTTGGGTGAATGCCCCAGCCGTGTGCGCTGGCGAGACCGTAAATCCTGGAGACCTCATCATGGCAGATGACGACGGTGTGGTTGTCGTGCGCCAGGGTGATATTTCCTTTGCTCTTGAGGCATCAAGAGCAAGGTTAGCGAAAGAAGAGGGCACGAAAAGCAAGATCGCAGCTGGTGAAATGAGTATCGACTTTTACGGCCTCCGTCAGGTTCTGGATAAGGAAAATGTTTCTTATTATGACAACTTGAGTGACGTGAAATAA
- a CDS encoding MFS transporter: MAQNTVQFSNVSNRLDRLPIARFHKLVLFVVSFAYFFEFADTNTFSVAAPKLLKTWHLSIHAIANITSISFLGMFVGAVVGGWLADKLGRKRALTATVIFFSVFSLLNAFSWDAASLGVFRFLTGVGLAAMTIVANTYISEMFPSQFRGRYQALAIVIGICGTPITSWIARAFVPIGTWGWRLVFVWGALGILALILNRKMIESPRWYESRNNYEMANKVMSEIERVVEAEKGPLPPAEESHNTAKVKQMTVGQLLRGRYLGITALLTVLWVAETIGFFGYSSWAPTLLVKHGITVSKSLTYVALSTLGAPLGSYLAAVIADRVDRKWTLVVSAVIIALSGLLYGLTFQPVLIVVFGLSVNIFERVFTAIAYAYTPELYPTEARGVGTGIPYGIGRLSNIVGPLIISGLFLQSGYRSVFFFIAASWVVGAIVIAMFGPRTKKRSLDEVSTGKLELNSRAI, from the coding sequence ATGGCTCAAAACACCGTTCAATTTTCGAATGTTTCAAATCGATTGGATAGGTTGCCCATTGCACGTTTTCACAAGTTAGTCTTGTTTGTGGTTTCATTTGCCTACTTCTTCGAGTTTGCCGACACGAACACTTTTTCCGTTGCGGCACCCAAATTGCTGAAGACTTGGCACTTGTCTATCCATGCGATTGCTAACATTACATCGATCTCGTTTCTCGGCATGTTTGTAGGTGCGGTGGTTGGTGGATGGCTCGCTGACAAACTGGGTCGAAAGCGTGCGCTGACGGCAACCGTAATTTTCTTTTCGGTCTTCTCGCTGTTAAACGCTTTCTCTTGGGATGCGGCATCACTCGGCGTTTTTCGCTTTTTGACAGGCGTTGGATTAGCCGCGATGACCATCGTGGCGAACACGTACATCAGCGAAATGTTCCCGTCTCAGTTCCGCGGAAGATATCAAGCTCTAGCGATCGTCATTGGAATCTGCGGTACACCAATCACGTCTTGGATAGCTCGCGCCTTCGTTCCAATTGGGACGTGGGGCTGGCGTCTCGTGTTTGTCTGGGGAGCACTGGGAATACTAGCCCTTATCTTGAATCGAAAAATGATTGAATCTCCGCGTTGGTACGAAAGTCGAAATAATTATGAAATGGCAAACAAGGTGATGTCCGAGATTGAACGTGTGGTAGAAGCGGAAAAGGGCCCGCTCCCGCCGGCCGAAGAAAGCCATAACACGGCGAAGGTTAAACAGATGACAGTCGGTCAATTGCTTCGTGGCAGGTACCTCGGCATAACCGCTCTTTTAACGGTGCTCTGGGTAGCTGAGACCATTGGCTTCTTTGGCTATTCAAGTTGGGCTCCGACGCTTCTCGTTAAGCACGGAATTACCGTGAGCAAATCACTGACTTACGTTGCCCTCAGTACTCTTGGTGCACCTCTCGGCTCCTATTTGGCAGCCGTCATTGCGGATAGGGTGGATCGAAAATGGACGCTTGTTGTCTCTGCTGTCATTATCGCACTCAGTGGCCTGCTCTACGGGTTGACGTTCCAACCCGTGTTGATTGTGGTGTTCGGGCTGTCCGTGAATATATTTGAACGCGTGTTTACAGCCATTGCCTACGCCTATACTCCGGAGTTGTACCCGACGGAGGCTCGCGGAGTGGGAACCGGAATTCCCTATGGCATCGGCAGACTGTCCAACATTGTTGGCCCATTGATAATCAGCGGCCTCTTTCTGCAGAGCGGGTATCGCAGCGTATTTTTCTTCATTGCGGCCTCTTGGGTGGTGGGTGCGATTGTCATCGCGATGTTTGGTCCACGTACGAAGAAACGTAGTCTCGATGAGGTCAGCACAGGCAAGTTGGAGTTGAATTCGCGAGCGATATGA
- a CDS encoding DUF1932 domain-containing protein codes for MNQMNVGFLGFGEAASSITKARVGEVISSAGGLFAGVAVILEHSYGEMNISDLAKYLLVRHAMHAERRAHELDEAADTISEGGLEPFATRGGAMRLAWSAGHGVSSKIAQLPESYTEVLDMFLDD; via the coding sequence GTGAATCAGATGAATGTTGGCTTCCTCGGGTTTGGTGAAGCAGCTTCTTCTATCACCAAAGCTCGTGTCGGTGAAGTCATATCTTCCGCGGGGGGATTGTTCGCCGGAGTGGCCGTGATCCTTGAGCACTCCTATGGTGAAATGAACATTTCTGACCTCGCCAAGTACCTGTTGGTGCGTCACGCGATGCATGCCGAGCGTCGGGCTCATGAACTGGATGAGGCGGCGGACACCATTTCGGAGGGCGGGCTTGAACCGTTTGCTACTCGAGGCGGAGCAATGAGACTTGCTTGGTCCGCTGGGCATGGCGTCTCAAGTAAAATCGCACAGTTACCAGAGTCGTACACTGAGGTGTTGGACATGTTTCTAGACGATTGA
- a CDS encoding RidA family protein — MAKRQVLHVKGSNHQNPIPTAVKIGNMVYTSAIIGSNPETGEMPLAVEEEVANLFHYMQEIMELAGGTVDDIAHLSVSVTDRAFKKVVNVEWLKMFPDEDNRPARHTTVQNLRDGLRVQIEMTAVL, encoded by the coding sequence ATGGCAAAACGTCAAGTACTGCATGTGAAAGGGTCCAATCATCAAAATCCAATACCAACTGCAGTGAAAATTGGGAATATGGTTTACACTTCGGCTATCATCGGATCGAATCCGGAGACCGGTGAGATGCCTCTTGCTGTCGAGGAAGAGGTTGCGAACCTTTTTCATTACATGCAGGAGATTATGGAACTAGCCGGAGGCACCGTGGACGACATCGCGCACTTAAGCGTGTCCGTCACGGACAGAGCGTTTAAAAAAGTCGTCAATGTCGAATGGCTAAAGATGTTTCCGGATGAAGACAATCGTCCTGCAAGGCATACCACGGTTCAAAATCTGAGGGATGGGCTTAGGGTCCAAATTGAGATGACTGCTGTGTTGTGA